Sequence from the Camelus dromedarius isolate mCamDro1 chromosome 12, mCamDro1.pat, whole genome shotgun sequence genome:
gaaaaaaagGTATTGCACATCCCAAATGTTCCAGGTAGTTTATCTTGCTGGTTCTTTTTCTCAGCACATTAAACACTGAAGCAGGAATCCATTAAGAGTTGTAGGAATCTACCTCTAGTATTTCTAACAGGATTCAGTGATTATAGCTTTTGCAAGGTTCTCCCACTTTTATTTGTAGTTAACTGCTGTCATTATTTCATtgaacacctgctctgtgcccatcTTGTGCCACACATTGTGTACGGACCCACACATGAGAGTACATCTACTCAGTAACATCTATGCACAAATGACTCAATCTGAGAATGCTCATTGAGCACATATTCTGGGCAAaaagtattcattcaacaaatatttattggtacCTCTGATAATCATAATAGCttatatttactgaacatttactgtCTGCCAAGTATCATGCTAAATTCTTTATATATCACTCAATAACCCTTAAGAGGTAGGTATTTGAGAGCTAAATTCAACTTGCTCAGAACATGAAGTTAGAAAATACTagaggcagaatttgaacccagacagccAATATTTTCCACCACTATGTTGTCCCAACTCCTACTCTGGGCAGGGCACTGGGGAGACAGTATTGAACAAGAGAGATGCCATCCCAGCCCTCAAGATGCTTACACACTAGGAGAGAagataaactaaataaataacattatagTCTCCTTTATGCTGCATTAAACCTTCCCCAAGGACACTCCTATTCAAGTGGAACTAGAGGGTGAGAAGGCAGAGCAGGCATTAAGTAGgtaaaggaggggaagggaggtccATCCAGGCAGTGGAACAGCACAAGGGAAAGCTCCAAGGTAGGAAGTGTTGGCAGTCCGAGGCTGCGACTTAGCTGATGAGTAGGCCAGGTACAGAACAGTGCGAAGCTGAGGGAAAGAGCATTGTTCAAAGATTATTCCAGCTGCTGCAGAGGAGGAATCAGCTGAGAGCAAGAAAGTATGTGGAGAGACCAAGCAGGAGGCTATTTCATCTGAGCTGCAGATGCTAGCTTGAGTCAGCCTGTTGATAGTAGGAATGGAAGGGGACTGATGAAATATTTAGGAGTTAGAACTGACCAAGCTTGGgatgggggaaaggagggagtcAATCAGTTTTTGGCTTTAACAACATGGTGGCATGGAACTCTGGGACAACTCTAGGGAGGAAGATGAGAGCTCAGGTTGCATCCGAGGTGGCTGTGGACCACCACATGGAGCTGGTAAGTAGTAGGCAGTTGGTTGGACATATGGTTCTGGAGTTTGAAGATCCTAAAAGTGAAGGAAATCATCTTGCACAAAGGTGGGAAGAGTCTCTAGGAGAGAGCCCTGGAGACCTTCCACCATTATAGGAcgttagagagaaagaaatgagcaaAGGAAATTGGAGACACAGttaaagagggaagaggaaagccAGGAGAGAGCAGCATCCCTGAAACAGAGCAGTGTTTTAAGAAGGGCAGGACCTGGTGTGGCTGAATTTAGAAGGGAGTAAATACAGGAGAGGCTGTTGTGATCTGGGACTTGTCCTGAGGTGTCCTCATGAAGGCAGGGCTTGAGGTGTACCTAGGCAGGCGGGGAATTTTGATACACAGAGGAGAGGGGCCTGACCTGGCATGTATGAGGAACAAAAAATAACACCAGTAGGTAGAAATAGAAGGAGGTGGAGCCAGAGGATCCCAAAGAGGGTAAAGAATTGATGCCATTCATTGACTGGCCACTTTATGCTCATTTAATGCTCCCAACAACCCTATAAAGTAAGAATCTACTAACCTTTTGATACAGAAGAAAATGCTTAGCCCTAGAAATCTGAAAGGACTTGTTCAAGATGATACATACAAGTAATGATGCCAGAATTCTGACCCTGGTCTGAGTCCAGGACTAGCACCTCATGCTTCCTTGACTCCAGTGGCAAGGAGGGAAATAGATCAGACAGGGTCAGGGCTCCACAGGggtaaagaagaggaaataagctTGGAGAGATTTGGATGCAGAATCAACAGGATTTGGAGAGTGGATATAAGTTAAGAGGGGGGGAAAGTCAGGGTTTCTGGTTGGAGCAACTGGGCTAATGGTGGGACCAATCAATGAGGTAGAAAAAGCAGCATATGGATTCACCGTGAGACAGAGGCTTTAACTTTGACTTGGTGAAGTCCGCTGGGCCTGGGTGATGGCCAGAGATGTCAGGAGGCAGTGAGATACACAGATCTGAAAGTCAGAACACTTCCGGCGGTGGTAGATGTGAAGTGTTTCAGTTcagttctgatttcttttttaccttCGTAACAACAGAATTGAGGAAGGGCTGATTCTGGGTTCTAGGAGAGACGTGACGGGGGGAAGGGTGTCAGTCCCCTGATCCAAAGACGACTCCAGGCTCATCGCTGACTCGGTTCTCCCTCCCCACAGATGGCTTTTCACCGCCGCAGGTCCGTGAAATCCAAGCCCCTGGCCTGCCTTCTGGTGGGTTTGAGTTTCTTGGCCCTGGGTCAGTGGTTCCTCCAAGTGTCCACGTCTCAGCAGAAGAAGGTGAGGGATGGCTCCCGGTCAGCTGTGAGTGTGACCCCTGCCGTGCCACCGTCCGCATCCAGCCCAGGGCCCGCGTGCGTGGCCAATGCCTCAGTGAATGGCACGGCCGACTTTGAGCAGCTGCCTGCGCGCATCCAAGACTACCTGCGGTATCGCCACTGCCGCCACTTCCCGCTGCTCTGGGACTCGCCAGCCAAGTGCGCGGGCGGCCGCGAGGCCTTCCTACTGCTGGCCGTGAAGTCGTCGCCCGCCAACTACGAGCGGCGCGAGCTCATCCGCCGCACTTGGGGGCAGGAGCGCAGCTACGGCGGGCGGCCGGTGCGCCGCCTCTTCCTGCTGGGCACCGCCGCGCCCGAGGACGCCGAGCGCGCCGAGCAGCTGGCGGCGCTGGTGGCCCTGGAGGCGCGCGAGCACAGCGACGTGCTGCAGTGGGCCTTCGCCGACACCTTCCTCAACCTCACGCTCAAGCACGTGCACCTGCTCAACTGGCTGGCGGTGCGCTGCCCGCATGCGCGCTTCCTGCTCAGCGGCGACGACGACGTCTTCGTGCACACCGCCAACGTGGTCAGTTTCCTGGAGGCGCAGCCGCCCGACAGCCACCTCTTCGTCGGGCAGCTCATGAGCGGCTCCGTTCCCATCCGCGACAGCTGGAGCAAGTACTTCGTGCCCCCGCAGCTCTTCTCGGGGCCGGCCTACCCGGTGTACTGTAGCGGTGGCGGCTTCCTCCTGTCCCACTACACAATCCAGGCCCTGCACCGGGCCGCCCGCCACACCCCGCTCTTCCCCATCGACGACGCCTACATGGGCATGTGTCTGGAGCGCGCCGGCTTGGCTCCCAGCGGTCACGAGGGCATCCGGCCTTTCGGCGTGCACATGCCTGGCGCCCGGCAGCCCTCCTTCGACCCCTGCGTGTACCGCAATCTGCTGCTTGTGCACCGCTTCGTGCCCTACGAGATGCTGCTCATGTGGAAGGCGCTGCACGATTCCGGGCTGAGCTGTAGCCAAGGGCACAGGGTCTCCTGAGGCCGGGTGGGCTGCGGTGGGTGGGTAAGCAGCCTCTACACGGGATGCTTTCTGGATACCTTCTTTCCTATCCAGCTCCCTGCACCTGAATTCGAGCCACAAACCAGAATCACCTGGGTGAGGAGGGTGGAAAATACCTAAATCCTGGCCGCATCTCCGAAAGTGTCCCCAGACTTCTAGGTATTGTTAAAGTTCTTTCAGGGATTCGAATGTGCAGCTAGAAAAGAAGCCCACTGGGCACGGGAGCATCTGTTATCCTTCCAAACCCAGCTCCATCACCCCCTCTACAGCCTTCCAGGACACCCGCCTCAAATCACTGTAGACAATGGAGCAAGAGAGGGGTGAAGAGCCAGGATTAAATGTCACCTGCAGGTGCAGTACACGTGAGTTGTCACTTCATCATTTCCTCCACAATTGCATGGAACTGAACGGACAGCCATCATCAAAGCCAGCAGTCACATCattctgacctctgcttccattgGCCCCATAtccttctctgactctcctgcTTCCCCTTTCACTTATAAAAAACTCTTGTGGTCACATTCGGCCTCTTGGATAATCCAAGAGAGTCTCCTTGTCTTAAGGTCAGCTGATCAGCaatcttaattccatctgcaaacttaattcccctttgccctGCAACCTAATGTATGCACTGTATGTTCTGGAGATTAGGACGTGGACATCCCTGGCGTGTGCACAGACCTCACTGCTGCAAATAACTGGTAACCCAAGTCAAAATGGCTCAACATAGAAAGTCATTTATTATAGTTAAGTAGTCTGGTGGGAGGGAGGCTCCAAAGCTGGTGAATTCAATGGCTGCATGATGCCATCATGGACGCAGGCTCCCCCACCTTTCTGCTTTGCCATCCTCAGGACACTATTCTTCTCGGCCACAAGGTGGTTGCTGCTCTTCCAGACATCCTGTCCATTTGGAAGGAAGGAGCCCTTCCAAAAGCCCCCAGAAGACATCCTCTAATATCTTACTGGCAAACAACAGTATCTACCTTTGTTTTCTGCCAAGCTAACTTGCTCTGGGGACCACCCCTTACCAATTCTATGTGGTTTTGGGGAAACTGTCATTCACATTACACAATCTCCCCCAGAAACAGTGGTTGGAACGTACTCATGTACCATCCAAAAAGCAATTCTGAGTCCTTTTGGTGGGGTTTCATGTGGACACTGGAAGAAAGTTTTCTCTTCCATTAGCATGGCTGGGCTGGGATGATGTAAGCTGAGCTGCCAGCTGCTATCCTGCCCAGGCTGGTGGGGAGAGTCCCTCtgcagtgggagagggaaggccCACACAcaggggaagcagagagaaaaagaggggagtGAGAAACTGGATGATCTCCTTGGGCCCCTGAGTGGCCATGCTTGAAGTTAGGATAGCTGGGCTTCATTTAGGAGAAACAGTAAATTCCCTGGTGGCCTACATCATTTGGGGATTTTATCATTTGCAATAAAAAAATATCCACTAGAACTGTGGTCTGGCCTGATCACCAGCAGTCAGCCTCCTCCTTATCTCTCTTCAAGGACTCAGAATCTACCCCGAGTCCCCACCAAGAGACCTTCACCCAACCCCTGATGCATATCCAGCTGCCTCAGTGGTCATCTGGTCTTGAATATACTGCAAGCACCCTGACTGAAGCCTCTCTCAAGCCTGCCCCTCGACCAACATGCCCATCTTGGCAAATGGCAGTATCATGCCCTGATTTGTCCAAGCCAGGACTGGGAGGGGGTATCTCAAACTCCCCCTCTCCCTGACACCCCATCTGATCAATCACCAAGTTCCATAGACTTTACCTCTAAAATCTCTCTCCACCTCCATCTCTGTGGACACCAGTCTGGCCTAGGCTACCAGCAGCTCTCATGTGGGCCTCAGCCAGAGGCACCTAGGGATCCATTCTCCACTCTGCAGCCAAAAGGCAGATCTGCTCACATTTTGGGCCTTCCCAAACTCTGCCCCTGCTGTCCTCAGATGGTAGGCAGACTCTTGACTGGACCAGTTGTTTGACCTGCGTTCCTTGCCTTCTCCAGCTGATCTCTCTTCACTCTGCCAGGGCTCATGGAACCTCTGGTGTTCAGTGCACTGTCTTGCCTCTAGGCCTTCCCACATGCTGTTTCCTTGCCTGAAACACCTTTCCACCTTCACTTCATTTGACAGAAACTTCGATATAAGGTTAAGTATCATTCCTTGGAGAAGCCTTTCCCAACCCTTGTCCCAGGGCACAGAGCTGCCCAGCACCGCCTCTCCTCACCTCCTGCCTGGTTATGGCTCTGAATTCCCCAGAGCCCCCAGCATCTGCCACTGCCCCTGAAACTCAGtgtctgtgttagtttcctactgctgctgtgACAAACTACCATGCAGATGTACTGTCTTACAGTTccgtaggtcagaagtctgacacaAGCCTCATGGGGCTAAAATCAAAGTATCAGCAGGACTGCATCCCTTGCTGGCAACTCCGAGGAGGATCTATTTCCCGGTCtgttttttccagcttctagaggccccTTCcgccatcttcaaagccagaatGATGGCCTCCCTCTCTGACTCTTCAGCCTGCaccttccacttttaaggacccctgtgatcacattgggcccacctggtaATCCAGGATTATCCTCCTGTCTTAAGGTCAGCTGATCAGCAACCTTCATTCCATCTGTAACCTTAATGTTCTTTTCCCATGTAACCTTACATATTCATaagttccagggattagggtgtggacatctttggggggccattattctacTTACCACAGTAtccaatacatatttgttgaataaatgagccataattaaataatgaacaaaaattaataaatgaacaaatgtgcATCCTTCAAGCAGACCTCCTTGATGCAGACTGCTACCTGGACAGTTGAGTGTCACTGACACTGAATTCCCGTTCCTCCCGTTGCCATTTTTCAAGTGTTtgtcacagataagaaaacaagaatGCTGAGGCCAGGAGAGGACACCTCTATGTCCTTTGGAAAATCTGAATTCTGTGCTTTGACGACATCCTCCCATTTTCCTGACAGGCAGGTGGATTATCCCCACTTCATGGGCAAAGAGATTGATTCAGGAACGTCACAGTTCAGAAGAGTCAGAATGCCACAGTTATGGGACTGCTGTGTTACTCTGGGTCCTGGTCACCCCATGTCTGGGCTGCTAGCGTCACCAGGCCCAGGGAAGGCCCGCGGCTCGCACAGCCCTAGCACCGCCTGATGTCCCCTAGCTCACCCCGCCTGGCTCATCGGGCACTTTTGCGCCCCGAGGCCGCCAGGGGGCGCGCCCCGCACACGGTTTCCGCTTAGAGGCTGACCGTTGGTCCTTGGGCCACGTAAAGCCCGTGCTCCCAACCAACTCCCTTAATCCGGACAGCGTTGCTAACAAGGACCCCTcaagagcaaagaaaatgatGAGGCTGTCTCACTAACAAACACAGATGCAAACTCCTACATGAAATGCTAGCTGACACAA
This genomic interval carries:
- the B3GNT6 gene encoding acetylgalactosaminyl-O-glycosyl-glycoprotein beta-1,3-N-acetylglucosaminyltransferase translates to MAFHRRRSVKSKPLACLLVGLSFLALGQWFLQVSTSQQKKVRDGSRSAVSVTPAVPPSASSPGPACVANASVNGTADFEQLPARIQDYLRYRHCRHFPLLWDSPAKCAGGREAFLLLAVKSSPANYERRELIRRTWGQERSYGGRPVRRLFLLGTAAPEDAERAEQLAALVALEAREHSDVLQWAFADTFLNLTLKHVHLLNWLAVRCPHARFLLSGDDDVFVHTANVVSFLEAQPPDSHLFVGQLMSGSVPIRDSWSKYFVPPQLFSGPAYPVYCSGGGFLLSHYTIQALHRAARHTPLFPIDDAYMGMCLERAGLAPSGHEGIRPFGVHMPGARQPSFDPCVYRNLLLVHRFVPYEMLLMWKALHDSGLSCSQGHRVS